One part of the Terrimicrobium sacchariphilum genome encodes these proteins:
- a CDS encoding DeoR/GlpR family DNA-binding transcription regulator → MPTPLPQDLSTTQRRDAILEQLQRQGVVRVRDLAKHFAVSTVTVRADLAAMEEEGLLRREHGGAVRTLPGRTLLTSLSGMEERQGLNSTQKRAIAAAASRHVRPRDIILIDAGTTAVEMVPFLTEVEDITIVTNALNVAAAVGAHLRCRLILLGGTYSRTSSSTLGPQALHALSEFNISRLFLGTQAFDAASGLTDTTTEIAQMKRAMIDASREVYLLADSSKWEKAGFIKVAPLNKVHHVISDDALSACAIRAIKEAGPRCEIV, encoded by the coding sequence ATGCCTACCCCACTCCCCCAAGATCTCTCGACCACCCAGCGCCGCGACGCCATCCTGGAGCAACTCCAGCGGCAGGGCGTGGTACGCGTCCGCGATCTGGCGAAGCACTTCGCCGTCTCCACCGTCACCGTGCGGGCCGATCTCGCCGCCATGGAGGAGGAGGGTCTCCTGCGCCGCGAGCATGGCGGAGCCGTGCGCACCCTGCCCGGACGCACCCTGCTCACCTCGCTCTCCGGCATGGAGGAGAGGCAGGGGCTGAACTCGACGCAAAAGCGCGCCATCGCCGCCGCCGCCTCCCGCCACGTCCGCCCGCGCGACATCATCCTCATCGACGCCGGAACGACCGCCGTGGAGATGGTCCCCTTTCTCACCGAGGTCGAGGACATCACGATCGTCACCAACGCCCTCAACGTCGCCGCCGCCGTCGGCGCTCACCTGCGCTGCCGCCTCATTCTCCTGGGCGGAACCTACAGCCGCACTTCCTCGAGCACGCTCGGCCCGCAGGCGCTGCATGCGTTGTCGGAGTTTAACATCTCGCGGCTTTTCCTCGGCACGCAGGCCTTCGATGCCGCCAGCGGCCTCACCGATACCACGACCGAGATCGCCCAGATGAAGCGCGCCATGATCGACGCCTCGCGCGAGGTCTATCTCCTGGCCGACTCCAGCAAGTGGGAGAAGGCGGGCTTCATCAAGGTCGCTCCCCTGAACAAAGTCCACCACGTCATCTCCGACGACGCCCTGTCCGCCTGCGCCATCCGCGCCATCAAGGAAGCCGGACCGCGCTGCGAGATCGTGTAG
- a CDS encoding ABC transporter substrate-binding protein codes for MPTPIADIDPQEEIPSFPETYGAKPRALDYLGYAPCPIRQEMQRQLHQHFRRHEAEFGPVEWFSPNGCGGDDPYDLVWQDGTEESLPGLISDGGNSDFFKPEAHRRWIESGILSPIPTDGLEIRPELAEAGIVDPCGGITIYGAFPSVLLVDHDKLKGRPAPRSWQDLLDPIYQGDVTIAGHHGRAPDVLLFNYWKNHGDEGVKALARNVAEFSPPARMAKIAGLGSPQGTAVFVLNGFFAKAVRGPAAEVIWPAEGAWFNPLMLLAKRSRRPASDLALRYLLGSEWAAYIESVGIPFAYRQPGQQPLPGRLSWMGWDFIRSHDLDALREELLAIFNSAR; via the coding sequence ATGCCCACACCCATCGCCGACATCGACCCGCAGGAGGAGATTCCCTCCTTTCCCGAAACCTATGGCGCGAAGCCGCGTGCCCTCGACTATCTGGGCTACGCCCCCTGCCCGATCCGGCAGGAGATGCAGCGCCAGCTCCACCAGCACTTCCGCCGCCACGAGGCGGAGTTTGGCCCCGTCGAGTGGTTCTCGCCCAATGGCTGCGGCGGCGATGATCCCTACGACCTCGTCTGGCAGGACGGCACGGAGGAGTCCCTGCCGGGCCTGATCAGCGATGGCGGGAACAGCGATTTCTTCAAACCCGAGGCCCATCGCCGCTGGATCGAAAGCGGCATCCTCTCACCCATCCCGACCGATGGCCTGGAGATTCGCCCCGAGCTGGCCGAGGCGGGAATCGTCGACCCGTGCGGCGGCATCACGATCTACGGCGCGTTTCCCTCGGTCCTCCTCGTCGATCACGACAAGCTGAAGGGCCGCCCCGCCCCGCGCTCGTGGCAGGATCTCCTCGATCCCATTTACCAGGGCGACGTCACCATCGCGGGCCACCATGGCCGCGCTCCCGACGTGCTGCTTTTCAACTATTGGAAAAACCACGGCGACGAGGGCGTGAAGGCGCTGGCCCGCAACGTGGCGGAGTTCTCGCCCCCGGCCCGCATGGCGAAGATCGCCGGGCTGGGCAGTCCGCAGGGCACGGCCGTCTTTGTGCTCAACGGCTTCTTTGCCAAGGCCGTGCGCGGCCCCGCCGCCGAGGTCATCTGGCCAGCGGAAGGCGCGTGGTTCAATCCGCTCATGCTCCTCGCCAAGCGCAGCCGCCGTCCCGCCAGCGACCTCGCGCTGCGCTATCTCCTCGGCTCCGAGTGGGCGGCCTACATCGAGTCCGTCGGTATTCCCTTCGCCTACCGGCAACCCGGCCAGCAGCCGCTCCCGGGCAGGCTCTCGTGGATGGGGTGGGATTTCATCCGTTCGCACGACCTCGACGCGCTACGCGAGGAGCTGCTTGCGATCTTCAACTCCGCCCGCTGA
- a CDS encoding GTP-binding protein, with translation MRLVTVAGPPSSGKTSLIVRTLLALRDDGLRVGVVKFDCLSTQDAAVFERHDLPALVGISSGFCPDHYFISNIEDCAAWGERLGLDLLVTESAGLCNRCAPHIRGFLAVCVLDALSGVNTPRKVGPMLKTADLVVITKGDIVSQAEREVFAFRVRQVNPRARILFVNGITGQGAWEAARIWRSAPEDGVLQGGRLRFSVPTAVCSYCLGETRIGSDHQHGTVRKIPIPS, from the coding sequence ATGCGTCTCGTCACCGTCGCCGGGCCGCCCTCCAGCGGAAAGACCAGCCTCATCGTGCGCACGCTCCTCGCCCTGCGCGACGACGGGCTGCGCGTGGGCGTGGTGAAGTTTGACTGCCTGAGCACGCAGGATGCCGCCGTCTTTGAGCGGCACGACCTTCCCGCGCTGGTCGGCATCTCCTCGGGCTTCTGCCCCGACCATTACTTCATCTCCAACATTGAGGACTGTGCCGCCTGGGGCGAGCGGCTGGGCCTTGATCTCCTCGTGACCGAGAGCGCGGGGCTGTGCAACCGCTGCGCCCCGCACATCCGGGGCTTCCTCGCCGTCTGCGTGCTCGACGCGCTCTCGGGAGTCAATACCCCGCGCAAGGTCGGCCCGATGCTGAAGACCGCCGACCTCGTCGTCATCACCAAGGGCGACATCGTCAGCCAGGCCGAGCGCGAGGTCTTCGCCTTCCGCGTGCGGCAGGTGAATCCCCGCGCCCGCATCCTCTTTGTCAACGGGATCACCGGCCAGGGCGCCTGGGAGGCCGCGCGCATCTGGCGGAGCGCACCCGAGGATGGCGTCCTACAGGGCGGGCGTCTGCGCTTTTCCGTGCCCACCGCCGTCTGCTCGTACTGCCTCGGCGAGACGCGCATCGGGTCCGACCACCAGCACGGCACCGTGCGCAAAATCCCCATCCCGTCATGA
- a CDS encoding ATP-binding cassette domain-containing protein, giving the protein MTAAHSPHPFDAARFAEFLRLHHLPARAEVRSLDDYWAALTWEEREDTGLEPETLAARYAEFLALDGQPDGERALLSLDVLRGRDKSGAPERYDLRFVPGDVVCLVGPTGAGKSRLLADIECLAQGDTPTGRQVLINGVPPGDAERFSGESGLVAQISQNMNFVIDLPVGEFLHMHAESRALTDPAPVVDQVLRAAVAMAGEPFDADTQVTQLSGGQSRALMIADAAFLSPKPVVLIDEIENAGVDRRAALDLFVRKGKIVLLSTHDPLLALSGSRRLVIRHGAVQDVITPGPEEQTMIAHLVEIDARLADLRARLRNGERISSFPA; this is encoded by the coding sequence ATGACCGCCGCTCATTCGCCCCATCCCTTTGACGCGGCGCGATTTGCCGAGTTCCTGCGCCTGCACCATCTCCCCGCCCGCGCCGAGGTGCGTTCGCTCGACGATTACTGGGCCGCGCTCACGTGGGAGGAACGTGAAGACACCGGACTCGAGCCGGAGACGCTGGCTGCGCGGTATGCGGAGTTTCTTGCCCTCGACGGCCAGCCTGACGGGGAAAGAGCGCTGCTTTCGCTCGACGTGCTGCGCGGACGCGACAAGAGCGGCGCGCCCGAACGGTACGACCTGCGATTCGTCCCCGGCGACGTTGTCTGCCTCGTCGGCCCGACCGGAGCCGGAAAAAGCCGCCTGCTGGCCGACATCGAGTGCCTCGCCCAAGGCGACACGCCGACGGGCCGTCAGGTCCTCATCAATGGCGTGCCGCCCGGCGACGCCGAGCGCTTCTCGGGCGAGAGCGGGCTGGTCGCGCAGATTTCGCAGAATATGAACTTCGTCATCGACCTGCCCGTCGGCGAATTTCTCCACATGCACGCCGAGAGCCGGGCATTGACCGATCCCGCGCCGGTCGTCGATCAGGTTCTCCGCGCCGCCGTGGCCATGGCGGGCGAACCCTTCGATGCCGACACCCAGGTGACGCAGCTCAGCGGCGGTCAGTCCCGCGCCCTCATGATCGCCGACGCCGCCTTTCTCAGCCCGAAGCCCGTCGTGCTCATCGACGAAATCGAGAATGCCGGAGTCGACCGCCGCGCCGCCCTCGATCTCTTCGTGCGCAAAGGCAAGATCGTCCTCCTCTCCACCCACGACCCGCTGCTCGCCCTCTCGGGTTCCCGCCGCCTCGTCATTCGTCACGGCGCGGTGCAGGACGTCATCACCCCCGGCCCCGAGGAGCAGACCATGATCGCCCACCTCGTGGAGATCGACGCCCGGCTGGCCGACCTCCGCGCCCGGCTGCGCAATGGGGAGCGGATTTCCTCCTTTCCCGCCTGA
- a CDS encoding prohibitin family protein: MKAAGTLVIIVLIIAAIVLMNSFYVVNPGLAGVKITMGKVDPTPLASGTGLRTPFVTRIVDMPVKVQTLKFPTQCFSSDLQTVTATITVNYQFPLNQVVKLYVDYGGNVENSILKPRTQEAIKEVTAQRTAEKIVKEREQVKRAALDLLREKLGDIVTIDDLVLEDIALSSELEKAIEQKMVSEQKAAQARFTQDQTRIEAETAIIKAEGEAKSIKVIADALSQNPKILELRAVDKWNGVAPTTVVTGGANTVLPIASGVLKPSN, translated from the coding sequence ATGAAAGCCGCCGGTACCCTCGTCATCATCGTCCTGATCATCGCCGCCATTGTGCTGATGAATTCCTTTTACGTGGTCAATCCCGGCCTCGCCGGGGTGAAAATCACCATGGGCAAGGTCGATCCCACCCCGCTCGCGAGCGGCACCGGGCTCCGCACTCCCTTCGTCACCCGCATCGTCGACATGCCCGTGAAGGTGCAAACTCTGAAGTTTCCCACCCAGTGCTTCAGCTCCGACCTGCAGACCGTCACGGCCACGATCACGGTGAATTACCAGTTCCCGCTCAACCAGGTCGTGAAACTGTATGTCGACTACGGCGGCAACGTGGAAAACTCCATCCTCAAGCCGCGCACGCAGGAAGCCATTAAAGAGGTCACCGCCCAGCGCACCGCCGAGAAGATCGTAAAGGAGCGCGAGCAGGTGAAACGCGCCGCCCTTGACCTCCTCCGCGAAAAGCTCGGCGACATCGTCACCATCGACGACCTCGTGCTCGAGGACATCGCTCTTTCCTCGGAACTCGAGAAGGCCATCGAACAAAAGATGGTCAGCGAGCAAAAGGCCGCCCAGGCCCGCTTCACCCAGGACCAGACCCGCATCGAGGCCGAGACAGCCATCATCAAGGCCGAGGGCGAGGCCAAGTCGATCAAGGTCATCGCTGACGCCCTCTCGCAAAATCCGAAAATCCTCGAGCTCCGCGCCGTCGACAAATGGAACGGCGTCGCTCCGACCACCGTCGTCACAGGTGGAGCCAATACCGTCCTGCCCATCGCCAGCGGCGTCCTCAAGCCGTCGAACTAA
- the larC gene encoding nickel pincer cofactor biosynthesis protein LarC yields MRTLYLDCFSGISGDMTVGALRDLGVPEEIFQQAISALGLTDEFHIHFRRGHKQNIAGWKFDVHAAHDHGHSHEEHGHAHEHGEHHHEHGHSHGEHGHSHAHPHAEHSHSHPHEHEHHPEHDDHVHGRSYREIRALLEASTLAETPKARALAVFHRIAIAEGKIHGIDPEEISFHEVGAIDSIADIVAACAGIDALGIECVLASRLVEGSGWITCAHGRFPLPAPATLEILAGIPLKQVEESTEYITPTGAALLAEYCSAYGPMPEMRIEKVGYGLGTRDTYPRPNVLRATLGETTSNSSAETDEIVKIETNIDDLTPELAGATMERLFAAGALDVFYTAAQMKKNRPGFLLTVLVQPEKVDEIATIILRETSAFGIRLDRMQRMKLRREFRDVETPYGTVRIKVGFLGDEIVQAAPEYESCREVAQRAGVSVRDVHLAAWIGSVPSPTAGS; encoded by the coding sequence ATGCGCACTCTTTATCTCGATTGTTTCTCCGGCATCAGCGGCGACATGACTGTTGGCGCTCTGCGCGACCTCGGCGTGCCGGAGGAGATTTTCCAGCAGGCCATTTCTGCGCTCGGGCTCACGGATGAGTTTCACATCCACTTCCGGCGCGGCCACAAGCAGAACATCGCCGGGTGGAAATTCGATGTCCACGCCGCCCACGATCACGGGCACTCCCACGAGGAGCATGGCCACGCGCATGAGCATGGGGAACACCATCACGAGCACGGCCATTCGCACGGCGAACACGGCCACTCTCACGCCCATCCCCACGCCGAGCACTCTCATTCTCACCCCCATGAGCACGAGCATCATCCCGAGCATGACGATCATGTCCATGGCCGCAGCTACCGGGAAATCCGCGCCCTGCTCGAGGCCAGCACACTCGCCGAAACGCCTAAGGCGCGCGCCCTCGCCGTCTTTCACCGCATCGCCATCGCGGAAGGGAAGATTCACGGCATCGACCCGGAGGAGATTTCATTTCACGAGGTCGGCGCGATTGATTCCATCGCCGACATCGTGGCGGCCTGCGCCGGTATTGACGCCCTCGGCATCGAGTGTGTCCTCGCCTCGCGGCTGGTCGAGGGTTCCGGCTGGATCACGTGCGCCCACGGTCGCTTCCCCCTACCCGCCCCCGCTACACTGGAGATCCTCGCCGGCATCCCGCTGAAGCAGGTCGAGGAATCCACCGAGTACATCACTCCCACCGGCGCTGCCCTGCTCGCCGAGTATTGCTCTGCCTACGGCCCGATGCCCGAGATGCGCATCGAAAAGGTCGGCTACGGCCTCGGCACCCGCGACACCTATCCGCGACCGAACGTCCTTCGCGCCACCCTGGGCGAAACCACCAGCAACTCCAGCGCGGAGACCGACGAGATCGTAAAGATCGAGACGAACATCGACGACCTCACGCCCGAGCTGGCCGGGGCCACGATGGAACGCCTCTTCGCCGCCGGGGCGCTCGACGTCTTTTACACCGCCGCGCAGATGAAGAAGAACCGGCCCGGCTTTCTGCTGACGGTGCTGGTGCAACCCGAGAAGGTCGACGAGATCGCGACGATCATCCTGCGCGAAACGAGCGCCTTTGGCATTCGCCTCGACCGCATGCAGCGCATGAAGCTGCGCCGCGAATTCCGCGACGTCGAGACACCCTACGGCACCGTGCGCATCAAGGTCGGCTTCCTTGGTGACGAGATCGTCCAGGCCGCGCCGGAGTACGAATCCTGCCGCGAGGTCGCCCAGCGCGCCGGAGTCAGCGTGCGCGACGTGCATCTCGCCGCCTGGATCGGCAGCGTGCCGTCCCCCACTGCCGGCAGCTAA
- the lpxA gene encoding acyl-ACP--UDP-N-acetylglucosamine O-acyltransferase, protein MKIHPTAIVSPKAVLADDVEIGPGVIIGDEVTLGAGCVVQAHAIIEGKTTLGTGNLVGYGSIIGTEPQDFAFKKETVSEVRIGNGNTLREYVTIHRGTKEGSATEVGDGCYLMVGSHLGHNVRIANRVIIANACHLAGYVEVQEGAVLGGGTVFHQFMRVGRQAMVRGGTRFGKDIVPYAMADADNFLSGINVIGLRRSGMKSETRQEIRRAFKLLFRSGLNVSQAVEQAATMQWGPEATAFFDFVRESKRGICPANQRKGDRDEGGESID, encoded by the coding sequence ATGAAGATTCATCCCACTGCCATTGTCTCTCCCAAAGCTGTCCTCGCCGATGATGTGGAAATCGGCCCCGGTGTGATCATCGGCGACGAAGTCACTCTCGGCGCGGGCTGCGTCGTGCAGGCCCATGCCATCATCGAGGGCAAGACCACGCTCGGCACGGGGAACCTTGTCGGCTACGGCTCCATCATCGGCACCGAGCCGCAGGACTTTGCCTTCAAGAAGGAAACCGTCAGCGAGGTGCGGATCGGAAATGGCAATACACTGCGCGAGTACGTGACCATTCATCGCGGCACGAAGGAAGGCTCGGCCACCGAGGTCGGCGACGGGTGTTATCTCATGGTCGGCTCGCATCTGGGCCACAACGTGCGCATCGCCAACCGCGTCATCATCGCCAATGCCTGTCATCTCGCGGGCTACGTCGAGGTGCAGGAGGGCGCGGTACTCGGCGGCGGCACGGTGTTTCACCAGTTCATGCGCGTCGGACGTCAGGCCATGGTGCGCGGCGGTACGCGCTTCGGCAAGGACATCGTTCCCTATGCCATGGCCGATGCGGATAACTTTCTCTCGGGCATCAACGTGATCGGCCTGCGCCGCTCCGGGATGAAGTCCGAGACGCGGCAGGAGATCCGCCGCGCCTTCAAGCTCCTCTTTCGCTCCGGGCTGAATGTCTCGCAGGCGGTCGAGCAGGCGGCGACCATGCAGTGGGGACCCGAGGCCACGGCGTTTTTTGACTTCGTGCGCGAATCCAAACGCGGCATCTGCCCGGCGAACCAGCGCAAGGGCGACCGCGACGAGGGCGGCGAGAGTATTGACTAA
- the radC gene encoding RadC family protein yields MRIREIPKSDRPREKLTERGAGSLTDAELLAIFLRTGIRGKSAISVAADLLQQKGGLIGLSRSTASELSRGTCGVGPAKAAELAAAFELGKRLARGGIERPVLDSAEAIFSYVGADLQAMNRETVKVILLDTKLRLIRVEDISLGSINESVAHPREILRPALLHSAYAVVLVHNHPSGDPSPSQADRRLTVQLAEASRIMQITLLDHVICGTSDGGRSPYFSFRDSGLL; encoded by the coding sequence ATGCGCATCCGGGAGATCCCGAAATCCGACCGCCCTCGTGAGAAACTCACCGAGCGCGGCGCGGGATCTCTCACCGATGCCGAACTGCTCGCAATCTTTCTACGCACGGGCATTCGCGGCAAGAGCGCCATCAGCGTCGCCGCCGACCTGCTCCAGCAAAAGGGCGGCTTGATCGGGCTTTCCCGCTCGACCGCATCGGAACTCTCGCGCGGCACCTGCGGCGTCGGCCCGGCCAAGGCTGCGGAGCTCGCCGCCGCCTTTGAACTCGGCAAGCGCCTCGCCCGCGGCGGCATCGAGCGCCCGGTCCTCGACAGCGCGGAAGCCATCTTTTCCTACGTCGGGGCCGATCTCCAGGCGATGAATCGCGAGACGGTGAAGGTCATCCTGCTCGACACGAAGCTGCGCCTCATCCGCGTGGAGGACATCTCGCTCGGGTCCATCAATGAAAGCGTGGCGCATCCGCGCGAAATCCTTCGCCCCGCGCTGCTGCACTCGGCCTACGCGGTGGTGCTGGTGCACAATCACCCCTCGGGCGATCCGTCGCCCAGTCAGGCGGACCGCCGCCTTACCGTCCAGCTCGCCGAGGCATCGCGGATCATGCAGATCACGCTCCTCGACCATGTCATTTGCGGCACGTCCGATGGCGGCCGCTCACCCTATTTCAGTTTTCGCGATTCCGGTCTCCTATGA